From a single Microbacterium murale genomic region:
- a CDS encoding metal ABC transporter substrate-binding protein, with protein sequence MSRNRPMSRSRAMSMVGRAVAAVLAAAFAVGALAGCAPGGGDRPSVYVTTNILGDVVSEIAGDHLDIVTLMAPGADPHSFELSAQQAAGLRDAELIVANGLGLEEGLAQHVEAAAEEGVPVMEAGEHVEVLEYAEGAGPDPHFWTDPAQMILVVDALAPALAELAGDEEAEVLAAAASYREDLSALDEQMAESLSEIPAEHRALVTNHHVFGYLARRYDVTLLGAAIPGGTTLAAPSPADLQELVDAIDTAGVRTIFAESSQPDRLVQVLAEEADREVAVVELITESLAPPGEPGDTYLDMMHVNTERITTGLSP encoded by the coding sequence ATGAGCAGGAACCGGCCGATGAGCCGGAGCCGAGCGATGAGCATGGTCGGTCGCGCGGTCGCGGCAGTGCTCGCCGCGGCCTTCGCCGTCGGCGCGCTCGCCGGATGCGCACCCGGAGGCGGCGACCGCCCCAGCGTGTATGTCACGACGAACATCCTCGGCGACGTCGTGTCCGAGATCGCCGGTGATCACCTTGACATCGTGACACTGATGGCACCGGGTGCCGATCCGCACTCCTTCGAGCTCTCCGCACAGCAGGCGGCGGGGCTGCGAGACGCCGAGCTCATCGTGGCGAACGGACTCGGGCTCGAGGAAGGTCTCGCCCAGCACGTCGAGGCCGCGGCAGAAGAGGGTGTGCCCGTCATGGAAGCCGGTGAGCACGTCGAGGTGCTCGAGTACGCGGAAGGCGCCGGGCCCGACCCGCACTTCTGGACCGATCCTGCGCAGATGATCCTGGTCGTCGATGCGCTCGCACCGGCGCTCGCCGAGCTCGCCGGTGACGAAGAGGCCGAGGTCCTTGCCGCTGCTGCGAGCTACCGGGAGGACCTGAGCGCGCTCGATGAGCAGATGGCTGAGTCGCTTTCGGAGATTCCCGCAGAGCACCGCGCGCTCGTGACGAATCACCATGTCTTCGGCTACCTCGCTCGTCGCTACGACGTGACTCTGCTCGGGGCGGCGATCCCCGGCGGCACGACGCTCGCCGCACCCAGTCCCGCCGATCTCCAGGAACTCGTGGACGCGATCGACACCGCCGGCGTCCGCACGATCTTCGCCGAGTCATCGCAACCCGATCGGCTCGTGCAGGTGCTCGCCGAGGAAGCGGACCGCGAGGTCGCCGTCGTCGAGCTCATCACCGAGTCTCTCGCGCCGCCCGGCGAACCCGGCGACACGTATCTCGACATGATGCACGTCAACACCGAGCGCATCACCACGGGCCTCAGCCCATGA
- a CDS encoding lipoyl protein ligase domain-containing protein has translation MHGEYKVPGGKLVVVDLEVENGRLTDFRLAGDFFLEPDSALEDINAAVNGLPVETDATAIAAAVRESLPAGAQLLGFNPESVGTAVRRALVTAPGWRDFDWEIVHEKAVSPRMNLALDEVLTSRVGEGRRRPTLRIWEWDESAVVIGSFQSYRNEVDPEGAAKHGFDVVRRISGGGAMLMAAGQIITYSLYVPASLVQGLTFADSYAFLDDWVLQALKSVGVDATYQPLNDIASPTGKIGGAAQKRLANGGVLHHATISYDIDGQVMTEVLRIGREKLSDKGTTSAAKRVDPLRTQTGLSRAEIIESFKATFRSLTDAEDGAITADEYADAEALVKSKFATDAWLHRVP, from the coding sequence GTGCATGGTGAGTACAAGGTCCCCGGTGGAAAGCTGGTCGTCGTCGATCTCGAGGTCGAGAACGGTCGCCTGACCGACTTCCGACTCGCGGGAGACTTCTTCCTCGAACCCGACAGCGCGCTGGAGGACATCAACGCGGCGGTCAACGGACTGCCCGTGGAGACGGATGCCACGGCCATCGCCGCCGCGGTCCGTGAGTCGCTCCCCGCGGGGGCGCAACTGCTCGGCTTCAACCCCGAATCCGTCGGTACCGCTGTGCGCCGTGCGCTCGTCACTGCTCCGGGCTGGCGCGACTTCGACTGGGAGATCGTGCACGAGAAGGCGGTCTCGCCGCGTATGAACCTCGCGCTCGATGAGGTGCTCACGTCCCGCGTCGGAGAGGGCCGCCGCCGCCCCACGCTGCGGATCTGGGAATGGGACGAATCGGCCGTCGTCATCGGCTCGTTCCAGTCGTACCGCAACGAGGTCGATCCCGAAGGTGCAGCGAAGCACGGTTTCGACGTCGTGCGCCGCATCTCCGGCGGAGGTGCGATGCTCATGGCCGCGGGGCAGATCATCACGTACTCGCTGTATGTGCCGGCATCGCTCGTGCAGGGCCTGACTTTCGCCGACTCGTACGCGTTCCTCGACGACTGGGTGCTGCAGGCGCTGAAGTCGGTCGGTGTCGATGCCACGTACCAGCCGCTCAATGACATCGCGAGCCCGACGGGAAAGATCGGCGGCGCGGCGCAGAAGCGCCTCGCGAACGGTGGAGTGCTGCACCACGCGACGATCTCGTACGACATCGACGGTCAGGTCATGACCGAGGTGCTGCGCATCGGCCGCGAGAAGCTCAGCGACAAGGGCACGACCTCTGCGGCGAAGCGGGTCGATCCGCTCCGTACCCAGACCGGACTCAGCCGTGCCGAGATCATCGAGAGCTTCAAGGCGACGTTCCGTTCGCTGACCGATGCGGAAGACGGTGCGATCACCGCCGACGAGTACGCCGATGCGGAGGCGCTCGTGAAATCGAAGTTCGCGACCGACGCGTGGCTGCATCGCGTGCCGTGA
- a CDS encoding copper homeostasis protein CutC, with amino-acid sequence MNIALELAVQGPAGVRVAREVGAARVELTQALALGGLTPSPATLELARDAAGDDGPEIHVLIRPRAGGFHYDADELAISVRDVEWAVANGADGVVIGALDSSGALDLDAMARLRDAAGDASVTLHRAIDVTADPVATLELAVQLGLRRVLTSGGASTALEGMDALRALVAAADGRIEVMAGSGVVATGAAELAATGIDALHFSAKRAVHGDSAGVRMGSASDGVGGYEVTDRDAAFAVRRALAL; translated from the coding sequence GTGAACATTGCACTCGAGCTCGCCGTCCAGGGTCCTGCAGGCGTGCGCGTCGCACGTGAGGTCGGTGCAGCCCGCGTCGAGCTGACTCAGGCGCTCGCGCTCGGGGGCCTCACCCCGTCACCGGCGACGCTCGAACTCGCTCGCGATGCGGCGGGGGATGACGGGCCCGAGATCCACGTGCTCATCCGCCCGCGTGCCGGCGGGTTCCACTACGACGCAGACGAGCTCGCGATCTCGGTGCGCGACGTCGAATGGGCGGTCGCGAACGGTGCGGATGGTGTCGTCATCGGCGCGCTGGACTCGTCCGGCGCGCTAGATCTTGATGCGATGGCGAGACTGCGGGATGCCGCGGGCGATGCGTCCGTCACACTTCACCGCGCGATCGATGTCACCGCCGACCCGGTGGCGACGCTGGAGCTCGCCGTCCAGCTCGGGCTGCGTCGTGTGCTGACATCCGGGGGAGCGTCGACCGCGCTCGAGGGGATGGATGCGCTGCGCGCACTCGTCGCTGCGGCCGACGGTCGGATCGAGGTCATGGCCGGCAGCGGAGTGGTGGCGACCGGAGCAGCGGAGCTCGCGGCCACGGGCATCGATGCACTGCACTTCTCGGCTAAACGCGCCGTCCACGGCGACAGCGCAGGAGTGCGAATGGGCTCCGCCTCGGACGGCGTCGGCGGGTACGAGGTCACCGATCGTGACGCGGCGTTCGCCGTGCGTCGTGCCCTCGCCCTCTGA
- the aztB gene encoding zinc ABC transporter permease AztB, producing the protein MSLLLDPFTVVFVQRALLTGALVAVICGVVGTWVVLRGMAFLGEAMAHGMLPGIAVATLLGIPPILGAAISATGMSLGIGMLQRRGRLSADTSIGLLFVASLALGVIVISASRSFATDATAILFGDILAAASTDVLTLAIVAVITLVVAFLGHRSFVAITVDPRQAQLLGLRPQLAHVLLVGLITLAVVAAYQAVGSLLVVGMLLGPAVAAGRWATRIPSTMALAALIGTASVAVGLLISWHAGTAAGATIAFVAIASAAASAALHGLLAQISGRRRALVERTS; encoded by the coding sequence GTGTCCCTCCTGCTTGATCCCTTCACCGTCGTCTTCGTGCAGCGCGCGTTGCTGACCGGTGCGCTCGTCGCGGTGATCTGCGGTGTCGTCGGCACCTGGGTCGTTCTTCGCGGCATGGCCTTCCTCGGCGAAGCCATGGCGCACGGAATGCTCCCCGGCATCGCCGTCGCGACGCTGCTCGGCATCCCGCCGATCCTCGGTGCTGCGATCAGCGCGACGGGCATGTCGCTCGGGATAGGAATGCTCCAGCGGAGGGGGCGCCTCTCCGCCGACACCAGCATCGGGCTGCTCTTCGTGGCCAGTCTCGCGCTGGGTGTCATCGTGATCTCCGCTTCGCGAAGCTTCGCGACGGATGCCACGGCGATCCTGTTCGGCGACATCCTCGCCGCCGCGTCGACAGACGTGCTCACCCTCGCGATCGTGGCCGTCATCACGCTGGTCGTCGCTTTCCTGGGGCACCGCTCGTTCGTCGCGATCACGGTCGACCCGCGCCAGGCGCAACTGCTGGGACTCCGTCCCCAGCTCGCACACGTGCTTCTGGTCGGGCTCATCACGCTCGCGGTCGTCGCGGCGTATCAGGCCGTCGGTTCGCTGCTCGTCGTCGGCATGCTGCTCGGCCCCGCCGTCGCCGCCGGCCGTTGGGCCACCCGCATCCCCTCGACCATGGCGCTCGCCGCGCTCATCGGCACGGCATCCGTCGCCGTCGGACTTCTCATCTCCTGGCATGCCGGAACGGCCGCCGGTGCCACGATCGCCTTCGTCGCGATCGCATCGGCCGCGGCATCCGCGGCGCTTCATGGCCTTCTCGCTCAGATATCCGGGCGCCGTCGCGCCCTCGTCGAAAGGACCTCATGA
- a CDS encoding alpha/beta fold hydrolase, producing MPQTSEFTDAHGVAIVYDVHVAVGVPRGVVQLLHGVGEHAGRYGALIGALTGQGFTVYADDHRGHGRTGIRQHDGQTAKLGKLGKGGLRAAEDAIWQLTGIIRAENPDLPLVLLGHSWGSFLAQMLVNDHPEAWDAVVLSGSALRTPRDLNAAPLNARWEVADATGYEWLSRDPAVWKAFDDDPLTTNVPLLKLFGPVEALKLYGRPAKNLGRDIPMLLLVGRDDPVGGPRSVHKLADEYRSRSGLTDVTTLVYPDARHEIFNELQQDEVRADLLAWLDKHIPARD from the coding sequence ATGCCCCAGACTTCGGAGTTCACCGACGCGCACGGCGTCGCGATCGTCTACGACGTCCACGTGGCGGTGGGGGTGCCACGCGGAGTGGTGCAGCTTCTGCACGGCGTCGGCGAGCACGCCGGGCGCTACGGCGCGCTCATCGGCGCGCTCACCGGCCAGGGCTTCACCGTGTACGCCGACGATCATCGCGGTCACGGGAGAACCGGCATCCGCCAGCACGACGGTCAGACGGCGAAACTCGGAAAGCTCGGCAAGGGCGGATTGCGCGCGGCCGAGGACGCGATATGGCAGTTGACCGGCATCATCCGCGCCGAGAACCCCGACCTGCCCCTCGTGCTGCTCGGACATTCCTGGGGATCGTTCCTCGCACAGATGCTCGTCAACGACCATCCGGAGGCGTGGGACGCCGTGGTCCTCTCCGGTTCGGCACTGCGCACTCCTCGCGACCTCAATGCCGCACCGTTGAACGCTCGTTGGGAGGTCGCGGACGCGACCGGCTACGAATGGCTCAGTCGCGACCCCGCGGTGTGGAAGGCGTTCGACGACGATCCGCTCACCACGAACGTGCCGCTGCTGAAGCTGTTCGGGCCCGTCGAGGCGCTGAAGCTCTACGGCCGGCCGGCGAAGAACCTCGGTCGAGACATCCCCATGCTGCTGCTGGTCGGTCGCGATGATCCGGTCGGCGGTCCGCGCAGCGTGCACAAGCTCGCGGACGAGTACCGCAGCCGCTCGGGCCTCACCGATGTCACGACGCTGGTGTACCCGGATGCGAGGCACGAGATCTTCAACGAACTGCAGCAGGATGAGGTCCGCGCCGACCTCCTCGCGTGGCTCGACAAGCACATTCCGGCCCGGGACTGA
- a CDS encoding DNA-methyltransferase → MRDVPNRPQPEASPVRGAVTIIQGDNLAAARTLPSASFTLVYLDPPFNTGRTQNRQVMTARRTSGEAEPTGEVRHGFHGHEYERVRGMLRTYDDSFDDYGDFLMPRLEEAWRLLGDDGTLYLHLDYREAHYAKVMLDAVFGRDSFLNELIWAYDYGAKSRRRWPTKHDTILVYVKTPGAHVFNADDIDREPYMAPGLVTTEKAARGKLPTDVWWHTIVPTTGREKTGYPTQKPEGILRRIVQASSRPGDRVLDLFAGSGTTGAVASALGRDAVLVDDNPEAVRIMTKRMPHAEVTTP, encoded by the coding sequence GTGAGAGACGTTCCGAACCGACCCCAGCCCGAAGCGTCACCTGTGCGCGGTGCCGTCACGATCATCCAGGGCGACAATCTCGCGGCCGCACGCACTCTGCCCTCGGCATCCTTCACCCTCGTCTATCTCGATCCGCCCTTCAACACCGGTCGCACGCAGAACCGCCAGGTGATGACGGCCCGACGCACGTCTGGCGAAGCCGAGCCGACAGGGGAGGTCCGGCACGGCTTCCACGGGCACGAGTACGAGCGCGTGCGCGGGATGCTGCGCACCTACGACGACAGCTTCGACGACTACGGCGACTTCCTCATGCCGCGCCTGGAGGAAGCCTGGCGCCTGCTCGGCGATGACGGCACGCTCTACCTGCACCTCGACTATCGCGAGGCGCACTACGCCAAGGTGATGCTCGACGCCGTGTTCGGCCGCGACAGTTTCCTCAACGAGCTCATCTGGGCGTACGACTACGGTGCCAAATCCCGTCGGCGCTGGCCGACCAAGCACGACACGATCCTCGTCTACGTGAAGACCCCGGGTGCACACGTGTTCAACGCCGACGACATCGATCGCGAACCGTACATGGCGCCGGGTCTGGTCACGACGGAGAAGGCTGCAAGAGGCAAGCTCCCAACCGATGTCTGGTGGCACACGATCGTGCCGACGACAGGGCGGGAGAAGACCGGCTATCCGACGCAGAAGCCGGAGGGCATCCTGCGCCGGATCGTGCAGGCGTCGAGCAGGCCGGGCGATCGAGTGCTCGACCTCTTCGCCGGAAGCGGGACGACCGGGGCGGTGGCTTCCGCCCTCGGGCGTGACGCGGTGCTCGTCGACGACAACCCCGAGGCCGTGCGCATCATGACGAAGCGGATGCCGCACGCCGAGGTCACGACGCCCTGA
- a CDS encoding MFS transporter has translation MFRSFSSFNYRIWFLGALVSNVGGWMQATAQDWVVLTELTDNDATAMGFTMALQFGPPLVLVSLTGWVADRFDRRKILLLTQTVLMALALGVAALLLTGVMTLPLMFCFALAFGITNAFDAPARQAFVSDMVSVGDASNAVALNSASFNMARLIGPAVGGLLIVAVGTGWVFVINAATFLAMLIALVLIRSRELLPRIKNSGRTGLAEGFRYVWGRSDLKVTFVMVFLIGAFGMNFPIYASTMALEFGREADGYGVLSSVLAIGSLVGALLAARRDRARIRVLVIAAGGFGLASVISSWMPNYWSYATVLIFVGFSTVTMLTTANGYVQTTTDPALRGRVLALYMAVVMGSTPIGAPIAGWITDAAGPRASILFGGIAGLVAMAVGVTWMLASGRLHRRENTRFRLTLDETRPISVMRADPVEFSDEVAAATTPIRTVRAD, from the coding sequence ATGTTCCGATCCTTCAGCTCGTTCAACTACCGGATCTGGTTCCTCGGCGCTCTGGTGTCGAACGTCGGCGGATGGATGCAGGCCACCGCCCAGGATTGGGTGGTGCTCACCGAACTGACGGACAACGACGCCACCGCGATGGGCTTCACCATGGCGCTGCAGTTCGGCCCGCCGCTGGTGCTGGTGAGCCTCACCGGCTGGGTCGCCGACCGCTTCGACCGGCGCAAGATCCTCCTGCTCACCCAGACGGTGCTCATGGCGCTCGCACTCGGCGTCGCCGCACTTCTGCTCACCGGAGTCATGACGCTGCCGCTGATGTTCTGCTTCGCGCTGGCCTTCGGAATCACGAATGCCTTCGACGCCCCCGCACGTCAGGCGTTCGTGTCCGACATGGTCTCAGTGGGCGACGCATCCAACGCCGTTGCGCTCAACTCGGCGTCGTTCAACATGGCGCGGCTCATCGGCCCCGCCGTCGGCGGCCTTCTGATCGTCGCGGTCGGCACCGGCTGGGTGTTCGTGATCAACGCGGCGACCTTCCTCGCCATGCTGATCGCTCTCGTCCTGATCCGCTCCCGCGAGCTGCTCCCCCGCATCAAGAACAGCGGACGAACCGGTCTCGCCGAGGGCTTCCGCTACGTCTGGGGTCGGAGCGACCTCAAAGTGACCTTCGTCATGGTGTTCCTGATCGGCGCGTTCGGGATGAACTTCCCGATCTACGCCTCGACGATGGCGCTGGAGTTCGGGCGAGAAGCGGATGGTTACGGCGTGCTGAGCTCAGTGCTGGCGATCGGATCGCTCGTCGGCGCCCTTCTCGCCGCGCGTCGAGATCGGGCGCGCATCCGAGTGCTGGTCATCGCGGCCGGAGGCTTCGGCCTGGCATCGGTGATCTCGTCCTGGATGCCGAACTACTGGAGCTACGCGACCGTCCTCATCTTCGTCGGCTTCTCGACCGTGACCATGCTCACGACGGCGAATGGCTACGTGCAGACCACGACGGACCCCGCCCTGCGAGGTCGCGTGCTGGCTCTGTACATGGCCGTCGTCATGGGCTCCACTCCGATCGGCGCGCCGATCGCCGGTTGGATAACGGATGCCGCCGGCCCCCGCGCCTCGATCCTCTTCGGCGGCATCGCCGGGCTCGTCGCGATGGCGGTCGGCGTGACATGGATGCTGGCATCCGGCCGACTCCACCGGCGGGAGAACACCCGCTTCCGCCTCACGTTGGACGAGACACGACCGATCTCGGTCATGCGTGCCGACCCGGTCGAGTTCAGCGATGAGGTCGCCGCGGCCACCACGCCGATCAGGACCGTGCGCGCGGACTGA
- the aztA gene encoding zinc ABC transporter ATP-binding protein AztA: protein MSSSSILLPTTRVLSLRDIAVDRDGHPALRGVDAEAHAGRLLAVTGANGSGKSTLLEVAAGLLTPHRGAVDLRPGIRIALVPQSTPLAAHLPLNVTDIVAMGTWGRLGTWRPARRVDRDLVVDAIGTVDLADLARRPVGTLSGGQRQRALLAQALVQRADLVLLDEPMAGLDSRSRAVIATTIGHLTATGSAVIAVTHDIAEFTAVDDVLELQDGRVVRAS from the coding sequence GTGTCTTCTTCTTCGATCCTCCTGCCGACCACCCGAGTACTCTCGCTGCGCGACATCGCCGTCGATCGCGACGGCCACCCCGCTCTGCGCGGCGTCGACGCGGAAGCGCATGCCGGGAGGCTGCTCGCCGTGACAGGCGCCAACGGCTCAGGAAAATCGACGCTGCTGGAGGTGGCGGCAGGGCTTCTCACCCCTCACCGCGGAGCCGTGGATCTGCGACCAGGCATCCGCATCGCACTCGTGCCGCAGTCCACACCGCTCGCCGCGCATCTCCCGTTGAACGTCACAGACATCGTCGCGATGGGCACGTGGGGACGGCTCGGCACCTGGCGCCCTGCTCGCCGAGTCGATCGCGACCTCGTCGTGGACGCCATCGGCACCGTCGACCTCGCCGACCTCGCCAGGCGGCCGGTCGGCACGCTCTCGGGCGGGCAGCGGCAGCGCGCACTCCTGGCGCAGGCGCTCGTGCAGCGCGCCGACCTGGTGCTGCTCGACGAGCCGATGGCAGGACTCGACTCCCGTTCGCGCGCGGTCATCGCGACGACGATCGGTCATCTCACCGCGACCGGTTCCGCCGTCATCGCCGTCACTCATGACATCGCGGAGTTCACCGCTGTCGACGATGTCCTGGAACTTCAGGACGGACGCGTGGTCAGGGCGTCGTGA
- a CDS encoding MarR family winged helix-turn-helix transcriptional regulator, with protein MIESDDLLHATATDLRLATFRLARRLRRERAVDSISDAQFAVLACLRGNGRLPVGELAQRERVSAPTMSNIVDGLAESGHVVRVPSDEDRRRVYIEITDAGTAVVTATVQKRDAALADALSEFDFTDDELRTLREAAALMRKVAER; from the coding sequence ATGATCGAATCGGATGACCTTCTGCACGCCACCGCCACCGATCTGCGCCTGGCGACTTTCCGCCTTGCCCGACGCCTGCGCCGCGAACGCGCGGTCGACAGCATCAGCGACGCGCAGTTCGCTGTGCTCGCGTGCCTGCGCGGCAACGGTCGGCTGCCGGTGGGCGAGCTCGCACAGCGTGAGCGGGTGAGCGCTCCGACGATGTCGAACATCGTGGACGGGCTCGCCGAGAGCGGTCACGTCGTCAGGGTGCCGAGCGACGAGGATCGGCGGCGCGTCTACATCGAGATCACGGATGCCGGCACCGCCGTCGTCACCGCGACTGTGCAGAAGCGCGATGCCGCGCTCGCCGACGCCCTCTCCGAGTTCGACTTCACTGACGATGAGCTGCGCACGCTGCGGGAAGCGGCAGCCCTCATGCGGAAGGTGGCCGAACGATGA
- the aztD gene encoding zinc metallochaperone AztD has product MTQLKRTMRFAAGAGVAALLLAGCSAGSAAETDTVPSSSDAPADGPRVAVAYEGGVLIVDGESLEVIDDLPTEDFVRLNPAGDGRHAFVTTSEGFQLLDVREPELTDLVVEAAAAGHVVRHGGKTVLYDDATSDTTIFDTDSLADVDGELPEADVVEGVDAHHGVSVVLEDGTFVTTVGDAAGRSGIRAVDAGGAEIAASAECPGVHGEGTAQGEAVVFGCENGALVFDDGEITKLTSPDEYGRIGNAYVSENSPLVVMDYKDDPDMEGYLLTDIALVDTEAKTLEKVALPEGVSYTFRGVTRVENGDAVLIGSDGKLHLIDPATGAITASYDAIDAWEGPSEWQQPHPAIAALGNVVYVTDAANSTIVTLDAATGEVLASAELPEVPNEIAVVG; this is encoded by the coding sequence ATGACACAGCTGAAAAGAACCATGCGCTTCGCGGCGGGCGCCGGAGTCGCCGCACTCCTGCTGGCGGGTTGCAGTGCGGGGTCGGCCGCGGAGACCGACACCGTTCCCAGCAGTTCGGACGCACCGGCGGACGGCCCCCGCGTCGCTGTGGCGTACGAAGGCGGAGTGCTCATCGTCGACGGCGAGTCCCTCGAGGTGATCGATGATCTGCCGACCGAGGACTTCGTCCGGCTCAACCCCGCAGGCGACGGACGGCACGCATTCGTGACCACGTCGGAGGGCTTCCAGCTGCTCGATGTGCGCGAACCCGAACTCACCGACCTGGTGGTCGAAGCCGCCGCTGCAGGGCACGTCGTCCGTCACGGCGGCAAGACCGTGCTCTACGACGATGCGACCAGCGACACCACCATCTTCGACACCGACTCGCTCGCCGACGTCGACGGCGAGCTGCCGGAAGCGGACGTCGTCGAAGGGGTGGACGCGCACCACGGCGTCTCGGTGGTGCTGGAGGACGGAACGTTCGTCACGACCGTCGGTGACGCGGCCGGGCGCTCCGGCATCCGGGCCGTGGATGCAGGCGGTGCGGAGATCGCGGCCAGTGCGGAGTGCCCCGGCGTGCACGGCGAGGGCACAGCGCAGGGAGAGGCGGTCGTCTTCGGCTGCGAGAACGGTGCGCTCGTCTTCGACGACGGCGAGATCACGAAGCTCACCTCGCCCGATGAGTACGGCCGCATCGGCAATGCATATGTCTCCGAGAACAGCCCGCTCGTCGTGATGGACTACAAGGACGACCCCGACATGGAGGGCTACCTTCTCACCGACATCGCGCTGGTGGACACAGAGGCGAAGACACTCGAGAAGGTTGCTCTTCCGGAGGGCGTCAGCTACACCTTCCGTGGCGTGACGCGTGTCGAGAACGGTGACGCGGTACTCATCGGCTCCGATGGCAAGCTGCACCTCATCGACCCCGCGACCGGTGCGATCACGGCGTCCTACGATGCGATCGATGCGTGGGAGGGGCCGAGTGAATGGCAGCAGCCGCACCCGGCCATCGCTGCACTCGGCAACGTCGTCTACGTCACCGACGCCGCCAACAGCACCATCGTCACGTTGGATGCCGCCACTGGAGAGGTTCTCGCTTCCGCGGAGCTTCCCGAGGTGCCCAACGAGATCGCGGTCGTGGGCTAG